In Mytilus edulis chromosome 6, xbMytEdul2.2, whole genome shotgun sequence, the following proteins share a genomic window:
- the LOC139527714 gene encoding uncharacterized protein: MAEGSFTESLFLNSRKTNFVRLGLVAEKELPNLLREIMLKKEPADLLEDHLQKNNFLTRIFNEREWEIIKNASTSQYSDFDIPLMYKIIRNLKLVYAPAGDWHNKIPPVWRDTGIGDDVQRIRWIWNDIIYMYRKNVNLTEAELQNYFSFLHDIFGRLEDFFEKPKQLVQIFKIIPTCQIDQETEQRCLSWVKYLDESEKALNTGDIHRDYTVPKVVQDFQRKVFMLQYSREEIIPEKRKDDMKMQIEKWRSIDEKFVSTKAADHVMKCCEENFCVTITGNAGVGKSFISQHVALTLEKGGYQIIPVLKPSDIINFYHPNKWQLFVVDDICGKFTANQQQIENWQQMIPVIEIIMAGKWCKIIATCRLNVFKDDKFNILSPFKTCECNLNSQDLCLTSAEKASIAGAHIGTCIQDLDEISKYHEFFPLLCSLYQVKEGLDDKESFFRNPFEVYRNELDNMSRQGDEEKYKVCGLALCVLFNNQLKETWFHSCKVTDQQRQIMEDTCVGCRLNKETSKVDIKDALEKLEGTFVCKQNGVYSIIHEVLFDCLDHYFGRRMIECLIEHGDCDFINERFLWKNLPDEQGSNIQLLIQIPYGKLDLFLERLVQDWSVGKVLNLFSNNNMKEQEFRYQLLQYLEQLEKSQQIKLANTKNTVTPEDVCDLDTYPLIWASYFGYGDMVKWLLENKVNVDHCRHDGVTALYMACQNGHNAIVQMLLDKKANVNLYNEDGMTPLYIACKNGDLDIVKMLLKENVDVNLYDREGRTPLFVACDDGNTAMVSAILEKHPDVNLSDFEGETPLNIACYKGHTEVTLALLEKNPDVNLCNILGDTPLSTASGAGHNDIAAALLNKNPDVNLCDDTGGSALFHACQKGNTDVVANLLKKNPEINQFDEFYNETSLITACDKGFTGIVALLLQEEDIDVNLCNEQDSGRSPLVLACCNGHTDIVRLLLEKNPDINLCDGDSKSPLFLASIKGYTDIVKMLLESNPDIDLCDEDGDTPLMMACQSGHPDIVCMLLEKDADVNLYDSSGSTSLYWACLEGHREIVSKLLEFGADVNHSNDEGLTPLIAACQGNYNEIIQMLIEHKADINKQMYDGDNPLISATHNGYLDVVEVLLTHGADVNRSLHSKHVMTEAIHNIANLILTSVKREWYEDVMMSFGSSITKEYVTEKSIDYVFDVFAGSHPLHIASFMGHTDIARLLLDHKANVNVKKKDETTPLFYACEVGHEDIVELLLEKGANQKICRKDKTSPVDIATRNGHDSIVKMLKENNGNA, encoded by the exons ATGGCTGAAGGAAGTTTCACTGAATCACTATTTCTGAATTCAAGAAAGACAAACTTTGTTAGGTTGGGCTTAGTTGCAGAAAAAGAACTTCCAAATTTACTACGTGAAATCATGTTGAAAAAAGAGCCAGCAGATCTACTTGAGGATCATCTTCAGAAAAACAACTTTTTGACACGTATTTTTAATGAACGTGAATGGGAAATCATTAAAAATGCTTCCACAAGCCAGTATAGTGACTTTGACATACCTCTTATGTACAAGATAATAAGGAATTTAAAGTTAGTTTATGCCCCAGCGGGAGACTGGCACAACAAGATCCCACCAGTTTGGCGTGACACTGGTATCGGAGATGATGTACAACGAATAAGATGGATCTGGAATgacataatatacatgtacagaaaAAATGTCAACTTGACAGAAGCTGAATTACAGAATTACTTCTCATTTTTGCATGACATATTTGGTCGACTGGAAGACTTCTTTGAAAAACCAAAACAACTcgttcaaatatttaaaattataccaACCTGTCAGATTGATCAAGAAACAGAACAAAGATGCTTAAGCTGGGTGAAATATTTGGATGAGAGTGAAAAGGCATTAAATACTGGTGATATTCACAGGGATTACACTG ttcCTAAGGTAGTACAAGACTTTCAAAGAAAGGTATTCATGCTGCAGTATTCCAGAGAAGAAATAATTCCAGAGAAAAGAAAAG ATGACATGAAAATGCAGATAGAGAAATGGAGAAGTATAGATGAAAAGTTTGTGTCAACAAAAGCTGCTGATCATGTCATGAAATGTTGTGAAGAAAATTTTTGTGTCACCATAACAGGCAACGCAGGGGTAGGAAAATCATTCATATCACAACATGTAGCTCTTACACTAGAGAAAGGTGGCTACCAGATTATACCAGTTTTAAAACCATCAGACATTATAAACTTCTACCACCCAAATAAATGGCAACTCTTTGTAGTAGATGACATTTGTGGGAAATTTACTGCTAACCAACAACAAATTGAAAATTGGCAACAGATGATACCTGTTATTGAAATAATTATGGCAGGCAAATGGTGTAAAATTATTGCCACATGTAGGTTAAATGTGTTCAAAGATGATAAATTTAACATTCTATCTCCTTTCAAGACTTGTGAATGTAATTTGAACTCCCAAGACTTATGTCTTACATCAGCTGAGAAAGCAAGCATAGCAGGAGCTCATATTGGTACATGTATACAAGATCTAGATGAAATATCTAAATATCATGAGTTCTTTCCCCTTTTATGTAGTTTATATCAGGTAAAAGAAGGTTTAGATGATAAAGAGTCATTTTTCCGAAATCCATTTGAAGTCTATAGAAATGAACTAGACAACATGAGCAGACAAGGGGATGAAGAGAAATATAAAGTATGTGGCCTTGCTTTGTGTGTTCTCTTCAACAACCAATTGAAAGAAACATGGTTTCACAGCTGTAAAGTAACAGACCAACAAAGGCAGATCATGGAAGATACATGTGTAGGCTGTAGATTGAACAAAGAAACATCAAAAGTAGACATAAAAGATGCACTGGAAAAGTTAGAGGGTACatttgtatgtaaacaaaatggaGTTTATAGTATCATACATGAAGTACTCTTTGACTGCCTGGATCATTATTTTGGTCGGAGAATGATTGAATGCCTAATAGAGCATGGGGATTGTGATTTCATCAATGAACGTTTCCTGTGGAAGAACTTACCTGACGAGCAGGGGAGTAATATTCAATTACTTATCCAGATACCATATGGTAAATTAGATTTGTTTCTAGAAAGACTTGTACAGGACTGGTCTGTcggcaaagttttaaatttgtttagcAACAACAATATGAAAGAACAAGAGTTCAGATATCAGTTGCTGCAATACTTAGAACAACTTGAAAAATCGCAACAGATTAAACTGGCCAATACAAAGAATACCGTGACACCAGAAGATGTTTGTGACTTAGATACTTATCCACTGATATGGGCATCTTATTTTGGTTATGGTGATATGGTGAAGTGGTTGTTAGAAAACAAAGTGAATGTTGATCATTGTAGACATGATGGAGTAACTGCTTTGTATATGGCATGCCAAAATGGTCACAATGCTATTGTACAGATGTTATTGGACAAGAAGGCTAATGTCAATCTATATAATGAAGATGGTATGACTCCATTATATATTGCTTGTAAGAATGGTGATTTAGATATCGTCAAGATGTTATTAAAAGAGAATGTTGACGTGAATCTGTATGATAGAGAAGGCAGGACTCCGTTGTTTGTAGCATGTGATGATGGTAATACAGCTATGGTATCTGCAATACTAGAGAAGCATCCGGACGTCAATCTTAGCGATTTTGAAGGAGAAACTCCTCTGAACATAGCATGTTATAAAGGTCATACTGAGGTGACATTGGCATTACTTGAGAAAAATCCTGATGTCAATCTGTGTAATATACTTGGGGACACACCTCTATCCACGGCAAGCGGGGCAGGTCACAATGATATTGCAGCGGCATTACTAAATAAAAACCCTGATGTGAACTTGTGTGATGACACTGGAGGATCAGCCTTGTTTCATGCATGCCAGAAAGGTAACACTGATGTTGTAGCAAATTTATTGAAGAAGAATCCTGAAATTAACCAGTTTGATGAATTCTACAATGAAACCTCATTAATCACTGCATGTGATAAAGGGTTCACTGGTATTGTGGCTTTGTTGCTACAGGAGGAAGATATTGATGTTAATCTATGTAATGAACAAGATAGCGGAAGAAGTCCTTTAGTTTTAGCATGTTGTAATGGTCATACTGATATTGTGCGTTTGTTATTGGAGAAGAACCCCGATATAAATCTTTGTGATGGAGATAGTAAGAGTCCTCTTTTCTTGGCTAGTATTAAAGGCTATACTGATATTGTCAAGATGCTACTGGAAAGCAATCCTGATATAGATTTATGTGATGAAGATGGAGACACCCCCTTGATGATGGCATGCCAGAGTGGTCATCCTGATATTGTATGTATGTTGCTTGAGAAGGATGCTGATGTGAATCTATACGACAGCAGTGGGTCTACATCTTTATATTGGGCATGCCTTGAAGGTCATAGGGAAATAGTCTCTAAACTATTGGAATTTGGTGCAGATGTAAACCATTCTAATGATGAGGGTTTGACACCTCTAATTGCAGCTTGCCAAGGCAACTATAATGAAATAATCCAAATGTTGATAGAACACAAAGCTGACATTAATAAACAAATGTATGATGGGGATAATCCACTTATATCTGCTACCCATAATGGCTACCTAGATGTTGTAGAAGTTCTGCTTACTCATGGTGCGGATGTTAACAGAAGTCTACATAGTAAACACGTCATGACAGAAGCAATACACAACATCgcaaatttaattttaacaagCGTGAAACGTGAGTGGTATGAGGATGTAATGATGAGTTTTGGTTCCTCAATTACTAAAGAATATGTTACAGAGAAATCAATAGACTATGTATTTGACGTTTTTGCTGGTTCACACCCTCTTCATATTGCCAGTTTCATGGGTCATACAGATATAGCCAGACTCCTCCTTGATCACAAAGCAAATGTCAATGTAAAAAAGAAGGATGAAACTACACCATTATTCTATGCCTGTGAAGTAGGACATGAAGATATTGTAGAGTTGTTGTTAGAAAAAGGTGCCAACCAAAAGATTTGTAGAAAGGACAAAACCTCACCTGTTGACATTGCTACACGAAATGGACATGACTCTATAGTAAAGATGCTAAAGGAAAACAATGGAAATGCTTAA